Sequence from the Seriola aureovittata isolate HTS-2021-v1 ecotype China chromosome 6, ASM2101889v1, whole genome shotgun sequence genome:
CAGGACCAGAGGagttatgttatgttttttttctgcttgtccGTCCATCGTTCCATCCGTAACGCcatgagggaatttcttcataTAAACGCTTACTTGGActaaaagatgaactgattagattttgtcaGTCAAAGGTGAAAgatcaaggtcactgtgacctcagaaaacaacatttttgtccACAACTCAAGAAGTCAAACGCTatttatgacacaatttaacacagatgactttgatttttcttttgtttttgacacaGTTGGATATGTGTCTgtcaaaagagaagaaaatgctACTTACCATATTGATGTTCTGTTGTGTGCTTGGCAGGCAGCAGTACCTCTGGGTTCACCACTGCAGAACCTCCTGTCACACGTCTCAGTTTGGAGGCTCTTGACATCGCTGTGGTTGTCGTGTATTTTATCTTTGTCATGGTGGTTGGCATCTGGGTAAGAAGTGGCTCAACTCACTTAACAGTTACACATTCagcattattttaatgttattaaagCATCCTAAAAACTTTGAAAGGCTTCACTTTTCATTatgtgaaaaagaagaaatatttcaATGAACAGGCGACAGTGTTTCAAGACATGACTGCAAGTCTCTGTACATGCTAAATGTTTCTTTACATAGTTTACAATTTTTTCCTTCATAATCTAGGGCACCTTTAAAGGTGCTTGCCTCCTTTAGGCTCTTGTTCTTTAATTAGTCAGTATGTATTTAGGTAAAGTCATTCTGATGTGACTGCTGGTCTGATCTTTACCTCTGCCTCTCCTGCAGTCATCAGTACGAGCCAATCGCAGCACTGTAGGCGGCTACTTCCTGGCTGGTCGTTCAATGACCTGGTGGCCTGTGAGTACCTGTTGTGCTGGTGTGCATGATGTTTACTTCTCACTTCCATGTTAATGTGTTATATGCTATATACTGCCAACATACTGCACTGTTCATTTGTCTGCATTCATGTCCTGTCCATGTACTCAATAGTTACGTGTTGCTTCTCTTAAACCCACTGTAACATTACAGAACAGATATTCTGACATAGTCAATAGTCAGTCAGTATTAGTATGTTTTAGTGCAGAAGTTCAGCCTTAAGCTTTAGGAGCagcataaataacaaaataattatttataaataGGTAAGAAAAAGGGACCAAACTATATGTGCCAATTTCACTAAATAAGTTTTATTATTCTAAACTTTAATACATGACATATTGACTTTCACTGTCCACACATTCTCACTGCCCCTCAATAATAATATGTGACACAAAATACTATTAAATGATCTACAGAAGATGTCAGGGAGAGCCTCTGAGGAATAGATTTATATCCAGATTGAGTCTGTCAAAAGCAAAAACTCAGTTTGTTTAATATAAACCTGTGCTGTTATTGTGTATTATCTGCATGTGTTTACAGATCGGAGCCTCACTGATGTCCAGCAATGTTGGAAGTGGTTTGTTTATCGGTCTAGCAGgaacaggagcagcaggaggcatCGCTGTTGGAGGATTTGAATGGAATGTAAGAAACACGGTCCAGGACTTTACATGATGTGCAGTGTCGTGCTTTCACCAACCGTGGCGTTTAGCCCGATAGCCAAATAGCTCAATCTCGGTCTCATCAGACCACAGAACCTTCTTCTAACTCACTTCAGGAGTCTCTGATCTCTGATCGTCTTCTGGCGGCAACAGTCGCCATGGGTCTGTTGGTGACTTCCCTCgcttgtcttcttcttcttgcacaCTCAATCAGTTTTGGAGGATGCCTTGTGCTTGGCAGATTTATTCTTTCCATCTCTCAATGATTGATCCAACTGTACTAGTTGCTTGGGATGTGTATTTTATTACAGTAAAGAGGGTGATTTGTGTAGTGTCATCCTTTGTGTACTGCATTCAATGTATTAGCAATACAGGAAAGACCCTACAATACCAGACAACACTCAcccgagagtgtgtgtgtgtgtttgtgtaggcgGCGTGGGTCCTGGTGGCACTGGGTTGGATCTTTATTCCTGTCTACATCTCTGCTGGTGTGGTGACCATGCCCGAATACCTCGCCAAGCGCTTTGGAGGCCAGAGGATACGCATATACATGTCTGTTCTGTCACTCATCCTCTACATTTTCACCAAAATATCTGTAAGACGTGCACActtacatgtttacatgtgttcATTTGGCAGATTCTTTTATTCAAAGTGACATGAATGAAATACAAACCAggataggaaaaaaaatgtgtacgtgtgtgtgtgtgttacccagACAGATATCTTTTCGGGGGCATTGTTCATCCAGGTGTCGTTGGGCTGGGATCTCTATCTGTCCACAGGTATACTGCTGGTGGTCACTGCTGCTTACACTGtggcaggtaaacacacacacacacacactactttgTCCTTCCTATAATCCATTCTcataaatagagaaaaataaatgtccttttggttttacttttttcattctgACTTTGTAACCAATCAGGAGCGAGTGTGTCGTGTCCTTCCTGCTTTTTTGTTGATATGTCAGTTTAGCCAAgagtttttatttctgaaagtAAACGTACAGCAGCCTGTATAATTGTCTTCATCTCATCCATGTTCTGTCACTACTTTCATGGATGTAGCTACTTTTCTGGCTCTGGCGCAGTCTCCGTTCTTTATCCTGCCTATGGATGTTCTTATTATTAACAGTTATTATTAGCTTGTTTCTCCAGACATATTaacctaaaaaaaaagcataatgCCAGCTCCTTGTTGAATGCTGCTGTACACAGTAACgtaaatgtgtgtatctgtctgtcttgtgtgtgtgtgtgtctgtgtgtgatataGGTGGTTTGGCAGCAGTGATCTACACTGATGCGCTCCAGACTGTGATCATGGTTGGGGGAGCCTTTGCACTAATGTTCATAGGTagggtgcgcacacacacacacacacacacacacacacacacacacacacacacacacacacacacacacacataatcaatAACATGCTGGACATAGACTTTGTGAAAAGAAAGATTTCTGCGTGGACTCTTGTTCAGAtaactaaaactgaaaatgttttgtatgacTTTTGTTGAATGAACATTTTCATGTCAAATGTCTCACAGAAAATACCTATTCATTgcaaattcattaattaatagtaaagtgtgtgtgtgttttttttttgcacatttttccaGCATTCTCCAAAGTTGGCTGGTACGAGGGCCTCATGACCCAATATATGTCAGCTGTTCCCTTAGTGACAGTCGCTAACACCACCTGCCACCTTCCTCGTAGTGATGCTTTCCGCATGTTCAGAGACCCCGTGTCAGGGGATATACCCTGGCCAGGTCTGGTGTTTGGGCTCACGGTGCTGGCTACATGGGTCTGGTGCACAGATCAGGTGACTTTGCTTACACTAAGCCGTGTTGTTCATAGAGTATTCTTTGTATCTCATGTGGTGTGAAGATGTCCCCCTAGTCATTGATCCATGATTTTTCTAAAAAAGCAtagtaactgtgtgtgtgcgtgtgtgtgtgtgtgtgtgtgtgtgtgtgtgtgtgtgtgtgtgtgtgtgtttctgcaggttaTAGTCCAGAGATCTCTGTCAGCCAAGTCTTTGTCTCACGCCAAAGGAGGAAGTGTGTTGGGCGGCTACCTCAAACTGCTGCCCATGTTCTTCATTGTCATGCCAGGCATGATCAGCCGAGCACTGTTCCCAGGtcagtctgtctgcctctctctgttgaACTCTCATGTCAAGGGTTCTTTGTCTAGAAGTACAGGCACCGTTTTGATTTGATCACTACTTTAGTAACATCCCGGCACCGATCTTCCATCTAAAACACGTTTGGTCCCTACACAGCTATGATTTGGGTTTACTACATAAAACACCAGGTGTGATGAACTagtaaagaaaaagtaaaactgagcAAGAAGGGTGTGGATTTTTGTTTCTGAAAACATGTCATTACTGGTTACTGAATATAGATTGATGGgaaaaatgtcaatttaaatacttaaatactcTCTGAAACCAACGattcacatgttttattttctcccctTCTCTATTCTccctgtttatgtgtttgtagaTGAAATAGGTTGTGTGGATCCAGCGGtgtgtaagcgtgtgtgtgGAGCTTCAGTCGGTTGCTCCAATATCGCCTACCCTAAACTAGTGATAGAGCTAATGCCTATGGGTGAGTTTCAAGCGCATacacaacagctgttttcagtccAGCCGTATCTAAGTTTAGAGCTGAGAAGGCGCCATATGTTTGTTCAATTAAGCATGaaataaaccaaaccaaactttTGGTCTTGCATTGAAACTTACTTAATTATGCAGAATCCTCCATTCTCCATATTTGATTTTTTGGATTttctaaatatgtttttgtaccTTAAAAATCTTGCATCAACACATTgacaacaaactttttttttattgagacTGTAGAGCAATCAAATCACAATGAACTGTATACGTCTCTATGACATGTTTGCTGTGCTGTTATTTGCTTCtgcattattattgtttttccccctctgtaAATTGTTCATTGTCTCTGTGCAGGTCTTCGAGGTCTGATGCTAGCAGTGATGTTAGCCGCTCTGATGTCATCTCTGACCTCCATCTTTAACAGCAGCTCCACTCTGTTTACACTGGACCTCTACCACCGAGCCAGACCTAATGCTTCTGAGATGGAACTCATGATTGTTGGAAGGTAGCGGTCATTATGAAGTTGTATGGCTGCATATTTTGGGGAATGACAGAAGATATAAACGAATGGtagttgttttattgttttatatggTCCAAAATTCAAAAGCCATGTTGTCAAACAAACTCTGAAACGTTCCTCTCTTTTTGACCTCACCCAGctgacataataataataataataatagtactaataatactgtatgtattttcagGGTGTTCATCCTGGTCttggtgtgtgtcagtctgttgtGGATTCCAGTCATCCAAACAGCCAATAGTGGCCAGCTGTTTGATTATATCCAATCAGTGACCAGCTTTCTAGCTCCTCCCATTACCGCTGTGTTCATGATGGCTATCTTCTGGCCACGTGCCAATGAGCAGgtaggtctctctctctttttctctctctctctctctctctctctctctctctctctctcactcactcactcacacacacacacacacacacacacacacacacacacacacctacctacaCCTGTATATCTTGCAAGGATACAATTTGTGCCTTGTGTTTATTACACTCAAATATTATTGGTTGTATGGTTGATGCTTTTAGTGTGTAATAAATGTGTAGTAAACCCTCTGCAGTGTCAGCTGCAATATCACCCTAAGCCGTCCTCTGCCAACAAATGACCCCAATCACCTTAATTAAATTGTTATTTCAGTGGATATAATTCTGGCTGCAATGTAATTataactaaaaataaacactcATAATTTTAACAGATTTCCCATTTATAAAACAATAGTACTGCCCAGCCCGACAGTGCACTTAAATACTGACTTAATTGTGATTGTCCAGTTCAGggacagtaaaagtaaaagcttTATGGACAGTCCACTGGACTTCTCTACAAGACAAGTCCACAAGATCAAAGTTCCATATGTCTGtgcttttcatattttgtgtatgtgtgtctcagGGTGCATTCTGGGGTCTGATGAGTGGATTGGTGGTGGGACTGATCCGCATGGTTCTGGAGTTCTCTTATTTAGCTCCCTCCTGTGGTCAGCCTGATCATCGCCCTGCTATCGTGGCTGATGTCCACTACCTGTACTTTGCTCTCATCCTGTTGGCTCTCACCTGCCTCATCATTGCTGCTGTCAGCTTGGCCACCGCCCCGATACCTAAAGAAAATGTAAGGAACATGTcttacattcattttctttacgTTCTCGTCTGTAAACTGAGGCGGTAAACAGAAGATGAATACCGGAcgcttgtatttttttccctaCCCAGTTTAGATGAAAACATGCCCACCTCTGTAAGCTCTACCTcacatgaatttaaatgaatttcatTGAATGAATTTTGATGGTTATTGCCACAACTACCTGAAAGTATGCAATATTGAATCCTTCTTAAAGGTGTGCTAGCTACACAGTATGAAACTACCTGGCACCACACACTTAGTTCTAGGAACTTGTCCCCAAAGCAGGTGGAGAACAGTGGAAGCAAAAGCATAACTGCTGACACTGGCTACATGTTAAACTACAGCAGTGGAAATGCGTCCACATAGTGAACCTGTATTACAGGTTGGAAGGTAGATCATGATAGTTTTTGCGTTTTAAAGTTAAGGGAGTATCTGACATTTGTCTATCCTGTCCAGCTGCACAGGCTGACCTGGTGGTCCAGATACAGCCAGGAGCCCCGGGTGGACCTCACAGGACCTCAGATCCCGTCTGACCCAGTGAACTCTGACGTCAGCTGTGACTCTGACCGTCTGCCGGACTCCTGGTGGCGGAAAGCTGCTCTCAGGCTCTGTGGTCTAACTGGTGCAAACTCTGGCTCTGCACCTCCAGTGACTGAGACCAGTGGACTGAACTCCCTGCAGGAGAATCCGTTCTGGAGGAGAGTCTGCAATATTAACGCTCTATTGCTACTGACTATTAATGTGTTTCTCTGGGGATTCTTTGCTTAATGTGCAGGTGTCATGGAACCCTGAGCAGGGTGTTTTCACTAAGGTTAGACTGATGTACTGGCATCTTGTCTTATGTTGAAAACGTGTGATGAAATGAAAGCCTTGGTCCAGTGGCTAAACCAATCAGATACTGTGCTGGATCTGTATTCTAACTGACTGAATAATGATCATGCtataatttgatttaatcaCTGAAATGTCCATAACTGACTTTCAAGGTCTGTAATCAGTTTTCAAACACTCCTAAAAGGAAAGCTGAGAGAGCCCCGCCTCTGAGTGACATCCATGCACTGATTCAGACACCCCTCTCAGAGGTGGGGGTCTAACATGTAGGTAACAACAATAAATGGAGAATAAtggaaaacaatttaaaacatgttgtcCTGAAgatttttccatatttttatgtatttttgacagttttcttttaaacttttcCTTTCTATTAGAATGACACTTATATCAGAGAtgccatttttgtttattttggacacttcctgttgtgtctAAGTCTGTAAGTAGTGATGCTACCCGTGACTGTATCTACTTTGTGGTTGGTTtcttagttgcagaaaatactatgaACAAGGAAAAGAAATGGCGAGAAGACCAGAGATTTCAGAATCACTGCAGAGTTGAAGTTGAAGACAAAAAGGTCAgcaacatttattattcattatccatgttgcattcgCCACTGGTTTTTGTCTGGACATGGGTCATGTGATATGAGCGTCACAGATCAGAGGATACATCATGACTGATAATACCCAATCAGAAAGTGAACATGGGTGTCTGCATTGTTGTTTCTACCCATCCAGACTAAATCAAAACGAGTTTAGGGACTCGCCATAAACGCAGCaaaaaagatgcattttaaaagtaaaacgTATTAATGTGGATGTGGCCTTAGCTTATATCAGAATCATGAGGAATGACTTCAAGGAAACAGATacagaaaattatttattactttCCAAAATTCAAAAAGTGTACAAAGATCTGTTGGCAAATAGTAACAAGGATGAAATAAGGAGACATCTGAATGGTGAGTAAACAGTTACAGAGATTTTGAAAGCATATTCACATTGTTCTGTCTAATTTGTGCTCACCATACAGTGGAGGGAGACATTAAGTAAACAACACCATTATCATCTGGAATCCACTGGTGGATGTGACGTCCCAAACCGCAAATCTGTACAAAGTCAGTTTAATCTGAGTGAAGTGCTCGTGTCTCAGTGAGACCATTGGTCCTGTTGTAAGCAGATGACAGAACTCTCTATGGGGAAGAGATGCTGTTTTGTGGAGTTTTAGCTGCTGTTCTGGGAGGCCTGCTGCATGATGACTGAACAGAGGCTCAACATCTGCAGGTACTCATCTGCACCATCTGCCAGGCACTTACCCACCACCTGAACCAGAGAGGAAACAAGCACAAACAGCATGTATAAGGTATGAGTCCATCTGAAGGACATTAACTTCTACAAGACGTATCAGAGTGAATTATGGCCCCAATGAGATcaattaaaagattaaatgacCATATATGAAGTAATAAACACAACCCTAATTTAAGTCTAAATGACATGTAGCTTTGTGTGATGACACTGATTTAAAAAGCGTCATATCTGCATAGTAAAAGCCACACAGGAGTTTATTGATCATCTATCAGACAAGGCAAGTTTAAACGTTTCATCCCATTTGCGTGCACCAGTTAGTTTTAAAGGCTCACGTGTGATTTCAATCATTAATGGCACATTAATAGTTCTGTGAAAAGACAAAGCATTTCCTCACACATCCCCACTTGAATATAACTGATCACCCATTTTCCCCAATTTCCTCCAGGACCCCTGGAGCTCCACCAGAAGGAGCACTGCATCAGATCACTTACCGCCATCTTCTCTGTGATGGCTGACTTCTCCTTGTCACTCAGGTCCTGCTCTATGATAGACTCATGGAGCTGACTCAGGATCTGTGTGGCTGCGTAGCCTTCATCCACCATGTTCTGCCAGGGGAGACAATCACCATGTGAGAATGTGAGTTCACTGCATGTCAACATCAGGAATATACAGAGTAGTT
This genomic interval carries:
- the slc5a9 gene encoding sodium/glucose cotransporter 4 isoform X1, which codes for MSGSLTTGSSTSGFTTAEPPVTRLSLEALDIAVVVVYFIFVMVVGIWSSVRANRSTVGGYFLAGRSMTWWPIGASLMSSNVGSGLFIGLAGTGAAGGIAVGGFEWNAAWVLVALGWIFIPVYISAGVVTMPEYLAKRFGGQRIRIYMSVLSLILYIFTKISTDIFSGALFIQVSLGWDLYLSTGILLVVTAAYTVAGGLAAVIYTDALQTVIMVGGAFALMFIAFSKVGWYEGLMTQYMSAVPLVTVANTTCHLPRSDAFRMFRDPVSGDIPWPGLVFGLTVLATWVWCTDQVIVQRSLSAKSLSHAKGGSVLGGYLKLLPMFFIVMPGMISRALFPDEIGCVDPAVCKRVCGASVGCSNIAYPKLVIELMPMGLRGLMLAVMLAALMSSLTSIFNSSSTLFTLDLYHRARPNASEMELMIVGRVFILVLVCVSLLWIPVIQTANSGQLFDYIQSVTSFLAPPITAVFMMAIFWPRANEQGAFWGLMSGLVVGLIRMVLEFSYLAPSCGQPDHRPAIVADVHYLYFALILLALTCLIIAAVSLATAPIPKENLHRLTWWSRYSQEPRVDLTGPQIPSDPVNSDVSCDSDRLPDSWWRKAALRLCGLTGANSGSAPPVTETSGLNSLQENPFWRRVCNINALLLLTINVFLWGFFA
- the slc5a9 gene encoding sodium/glucose cotransporter 4 isoform X2 is translated as MECGVGPGGTGLDLYSCLHLCWCGDHARIPRQALWRPEDTHIHTDIFSGALFIQVSLGWDLYLSTGILLVVTAAYTVAGGLAAVIYTDALQTVIMVGGAFALMFIAFSKVGWYEGLMTQYMSAVPLVTVANTTCHLPRSDAFRMFRDPVSGDIPWPGLVFGLTVLATWVWCTDQVIVQRSLSAKSLSHAKGGSVLGGYLKLLPMFFIVMPGMISRALFPDEIGCVDPAVCKRVCGASVGCSNIAYPKLVIELMPMGLRGLMLAVMLAALMSSLTSIFNSSSTLFTLDLYHRARPNASEMELMIVGRVFILVLVCVSLLWIPVIQTANSGQLFDYIQSVTSFLAPPITAVFMMAIFWPRANEQGAFWGLMSGLVVGLIRMVLEFSYLAPSCGQPDHRPAIVADVHYLYFALILLALTCLIIAAVSLATAPIPKENLHRLTWWSRYSQEPRVDLTGPQIPSDPVNSDVSCDSDRLPDSWWRKAALRLCGLTGANSGSAPPVTETSGLNSLQENPFWRRVCNINALLLLTINVFLWGFFA